One window of the Eucalyptus grandis isolate ANBG69807.140 chromosome 6, ASM1654582v1, whole genome shotgun sequence genome contains the following:
- the LOC104452221 gene encoding toll/interleukin-1 receptor-like protein — translation MKRKRDSAYAAATTSTCVADSDSMSGAEFEMFLSFRGPDTRLSFTDYLYHSLVRAGIRAFKDDKEIRKGEKIGGELLCAIESSKIYMPIFSRNYASSTWCLHELTLMVECSS, via the coding sequence atgaagagaaagagggactCCGCATACGCAGCAGCGACAACGTCCACTTGTGTCGCTGACAGCGATTCGATGTCAGGGGCCGAATTCGAGATGTTCCTGAGTTTCAGAGGCCCCGACACTCGCCTCAGCTTCACTGACTACCTCTATCACTCCCTGGTTAGAGCTGGGATTCGCGCTTTCAAAGACGACAAAGAGATCCGAAAAGGTGAAAAAATTGGAGGCGAGCTTCTATGTGCCATTGAATCCTCCAAAATATACATGCCCATCTTCTCTAGGAACTACGCGTCCAGTACCTGGTGTCTTCATGAGCTCACGCTCATGGTGGAGTGCTCCAGCTAA
- the LOC104450584 gene encoding protein FAR1-RELATED SEQUENCE 8 isoform X2: MSGDSNLSPNNKAFPPSHNLNISVEQGSPDSEELIEEEAHVLEIDGDEIENDSEEELELNDGEHELELNDGEQDLELNDGEQVLELNGVEQGLEILEEEEEEIVGDGSVGTDVHNGTSDVKEYPPPFVGMEFDTYDDAYNYYNTYSKELGFAIRVKSSWTKRNSKEKRGAVLCCNCEGFKTIKEASSRRKETRTGCLAMIRLRLVDSNRWRVDEVKLEHNHSFDPLRAKNSKSHKRMDAGAKHKLEPNLDVEVRTIKLYRTPVIDTMGCGSSYSCERETGFDRAKRLKLNKGDAQVMHDFFNQMQLVDPNFLYLMDLGDEGYLKNVFWIDSRSRAAYGYFSDVVVFETMNLSNNCEIPLFAYVGVNHHGNNVLLGCALISDSSLETYIWLFRAWLTCMSGRPPQTIITDQCQAMQSAIAEVFPRAHHRLSLSYVMQSIREKVTVLQESEAFLTLLDSTVYDIPRVEEFETAWEEIMRRFGIKDQEWLQALYETRERWAPVYSKDTFFAGQNGFHRGNSKSLFFDGDVLQQTSLKEFLLAYESFLQQKKQKELLDDLESRDLSAMLKTSSHYELQLSKLYTKAIFTKFQDEVVMMSSCLGVTQVHASGPIVTYSVKERDGDGDLEDVRHFEVIYDKAGTEVRCICSCFNFKGYLCRHALCVLNYNQVEEIPFQYILSRWRKDFKRLYVPEFGSNNIDVSNPVQWFDHLYRKAIRVVEEGMMSQDHYMVAWQAFKESLNKR; encoded by the exons ATGAGTGGTGATAGCAATCTTTCACCAAACAACAAGGCCTTCCCACCCAGCCATAACCTCAATATCTCA gTAGAACAAGGTTCTCCAGACAGCGAGGAACTAATTGAGGAAGAAGCCCATGTCCTTGAGATTGATGGCGATGAGATTGAGAATGATAGCGAGGAAGAACTTGAATTGAATGATGGTGAACATGAGCTTGAGCTGAATGACGGCGAGCAAGATCTTGAATTGAATGATGGCGAGCAAGTGCTTGAGTTGAATGGCGTTGAGCAGGGGCTTGAGattttggaggaggaggaagaagaaattgtgGGGGATGGTTCAGTTGGCACTGATGTTCATAATGGCACATCTGATGTAAAGGAATACCCTCCACCTTTTGTAGGAATGGAGTTCGATACATATGACGATGCTTACAATTATTACAATACGTACTCAAAGGAACTTGGGTTTGCTATtagagtgaagtcttcatggaCTAAGCGGAATAGCAAAGAAAAACGCGGTGCAGTTCTCTGTTGCAACTGCGAGGGTTTCAAAACTATCAAAGAAGCAAGCAGTCGAAGAAAGGAAACACGGACAGGTTGTCTGGCAATGATAAGGTTGAGACTAGTTGACTCCAACCGGTGGAGGGTAGATGAAGTCAAGCTTGAGCACAACCACTCATTTGATCCTCTTAGAGCAAAAAACTCGAAGTCACATAAGAGGATGGATGCTGGTGCTAAGCATAAACTGGAACCAAATCTCGATGTGGAAGTCCGAACAATCAAACTGTATCGAACGCCAGTCATAGATACTATGGGTTGTGGAAGTTCATACTCCTGTGAGAGAGAAACCGGCTTTGACAGGGCCAAGCGTTTAAAGCTTAATAAAGGAGATGCTCAAGTGATGCATGATTTCTTCAATCAAATGCAGCTTGTAGATCCAAATTTTCTTTACCTGATGGATCTTGGCGATGAAGGGTATTTGAAGAATGTATTTTGGATTGATTCGAGGTCCAGGGCTGCCTATGGGTACTTCAGTGATGTGGTTGTGTTTGAGACAATGAACCTGTCAAATAATTGTGAGATTCCTCTCTTTGCATATGTTGGAGTTAATCACCATGGGAATAATGTGTTGCTTGGCTGTGCTTTGATTTCAGACTCAAGCTTAGAGACATATATATGGCTATTTAGGGCATGGCTTACATGCATGTCAGGTCGACCTCCACAAACTATCATTACTGATCAGTGCCAGGCCATGCAAAGTGCAATAGCTGAGGTCTTTCCAAGGGCTCACCATCGTCTCTCGCTGTCATATGTGATGCAGAGCATTCGTGAAAAGGTGACAGTTTTGCAGGAGTCTGAGGCATTTCTCACGTTGCTGGATAGCACAGTTTATGACATTCCTAGAGTTGAGGAGTTTGAGACGGCCTGGGAAGAAATTATGCGGCGTTTTGGCATCAAGGATCAAGAGTGGCTTCAGGCATTGTATGAAACTCGAGAGAGATGGGCCCCAGTTTACTCGAAGGACACTTTTTTTGCCGGACAGAACGGTTTTCACAGAGGCAATTCTAAGAGTCTGTTCTTTGATGGTGATGTGCTTCAGCAGActtctttgaaagaatttctctTGGCATATGAATCGTTCTTGCAAcagaagaagcagaaggaaCTTCTTGATGATTTGGAGTCTAGGGACTTAAGTGCCATGTTGAAAACATCATCTCACTATGAGTTGCAGCTCTCCAAGTTGTATACTAAAGCAATCTTTACCAAATTCCAAGATGAAGTTGTGATGATGTCTTCTTGCCTTGGTGTAACGCAAGTTCATGCGAGTGGGCCGATTGTGACATACTCGGTGAAAGAAagagatggtgatggtgatctGGAAGATGTCAGGCACTTTGAAGTCATATATGACAAAGCGGGAACCGAAGTTCGTTGCATCTGTAGCTGTTTTAATTTCAAGGGCTATTTATGTAGACATGCATTATGCGTGCTTAATTACAATCAGGTGGAGGAGATTCCTTTCCAGTATATATTGTCTCGGTGGAGGAAGGATTTTAAGCGCTTGTATGTACCGGAATTTGGGTCCAACAATATTGATGTTAGCAACCCGGTTCAGTGGTTTGACCATTTGTATAGGAAAGCCATAAGGGTTGTGGAGGAAGGGATGATGTCCCAGGATCATTATATGGTTGCTTGGCAAGCATTTAAAGAGTCTTTGAATAAG agatga
- the LOC104450584 gene encoding protein FAR1-RELATED SEQUENCE 8 isoform X1: MSGDSNLSPNNKAFPPSHNLNISVEQGSPDSEELIEEEAHVLEIDGDEIENDSEEELELNDGEHELELNDGEQDLELNDGEQVLELNGVEQGLEILEEEEEEIVGDGSVGTDVHNGTSDVKEYPPPFVGMEFDTYDDAYNYYNTYSKELGFAIRVKSSWTKRNSKEKRGAVLCCNCEGFKTIKEASSRRKETRTGCLAMIRLRLVDSNRWRVDEVKLEHNHSFDPLRAKNSKSHKRMDAGAKHKLEPNLDVEVRTIKLYRTPVIDTMGCGSSYSCERETGFDRAKRLKLNKGDAQVMHDFFNQMQLVDPNFLYLMDLGDEGYLKNVFWIDSRSRAAYGYFSDVVVFETMNLSNNCEIPLFAYVGVNHHGNNVLLGCALISDSSLETYIWLFRAWLTCMSGRPPQTIITDQCQAMQSAIAEVFPRAHHRLSLSYVMQSIREKVTVLQESEAFLTLLDSTVYDIPRVEEFETAWEEIMRRFGIKDQEWLQALYETRERWAPVYSKDTFFAGQNGFHRGNSKSLFFDGDVLQQTSLKEFLLAYESFLQQKKQKELLDDLESRDLSAMLKTSSHYELQLSKLYTKAIFTKFQDEVVMMSSCLGVTQVHASGPIVTYSVKERDGDGDLEDVRHFEVIYDKAGTEVRCICSCFNFKGYLCRHALCVLNYNQVEEIPFQYILSRWRKDFKRLYVPEFGSNNIDVSNPVQWFDHLYRKAIRVVEEGMMSQDHYMVAWQAFKESLNKVRLVADKSNNHFNV; encoded by the exons ATGAGTGGTGATAGCAATCTTTCACCAAACAACAAGGCCTTCCCACCCAGCCATAACCTCAATATCTCA gTAGAACAAGGTTCTCCAGACAGCGAGGAACTAATTGAGGAAGAAGCCCATGTCCTTGAGATTGATGGCGATGAGATTGAGAATGATAGCGAGGAAGAACTTGAATTGAATGATGGTGAACATGAGCTTGAGCTGAATGACGGCGAGCAAGATCTTGAATTGAATGATGGCGAGCAAGTGCTTGAGTTGAATGGCGTTGAGCAGGGGCTTGAGattttggaggaggaggaagaagaaattgtgGGGGATGGTTCAGTTGGCACTGATGTTCATAATGGCACATCTGATGTAAAGGAATACCCTCCACCTTTTGTAGGAATGGAGTTCGATACATATGACGATGCTTACAATTATTACAATACGTACTCAAAGGAACTTGGGTTTGCTATtagagtgaagtcttcatggaCTAAGCGGAATAGCAAAGAAAAACGCGGTGCAGTTCTCTGTTGCAACTGCGAGGGTTTCAAAACTATCAAAGAAGCAAGCAGTCGAAGAAAGGAAACACGGACAGGTTGTCTGGCAATGATAAGGTTGAGACTAGTTGACTCCAACCGGTGGAGGGTAGATGAAGTCAAGCTTGAGCACAACCACTCATTTGATCCTCTTAGAGCAAAAAACTCGAAGTCACATAAGAGGATGGATGCTGGTGCTAAGCATAAACTGGAACCAAATCTCGATGTGGAAGTCCGAACAATCAAACTGTATCGAACGCCAGTCATAGATACTATGGGTTGTGGAAGTTCATACTCCTGTGAGAGAGAAACCGGCTTTGACAGGGCCAAGCGTTTAAAGCTTAATAAAGGAGATGCTCAAGTGATGCATGATTTCTTCAATCAAATGCAGCTTGTAGATCCAAATTTTCTTTACCTGATGGATCTTGGCGATGAAGGGTATTTGAAGAATGTATTTTGGATTGATTCGAGGTCCAGGGCTGCCTATGGGTACTTCAGTGATGTGGTTGTGTTTGAGACAATGAACCTGTCAAATAATTGTGAGATTCCTCTCTTTGCATATGTTGGAGTTAATCACCATGGGAATAATGTGTTGCTTGGCTGTGCTTTGATTTCAGACTCAAGCTTAGAGACATATATATGGCTATTTAGGGCATGGCTTACATGCATGTCAGGTCGACCTCCACAAACTATCATTACTGATCAGTGCCAGGCCATGCAAAGTGCAATAGCTGAGGTCTTTCCAAGGGCTCACCATCGTCTCTCGCTGTCATATGTGATGCAGAGCATTCGTGAAAAGGTGACAGTTTTGCAGGAGTCTGAGGCATTTCTCACGTTGCTGGATAGCACAGTTTATGACATTCCTAGAGTTGAGGAGTTTGAGACGGCCTGGGAAGAAATTATGCGGCGTTTTGGCATCAAGGATCAAGAGTGGCTTCAGGCATTGTATGAAACTCGAGAGAGATGGGCCCCAGTTTACTCGAAGGACACTTTTTTTGCCGGACAGAACGGTTTTCACAGAGGCAATTCTAAGAGTCTGTTCTTTGATGGTGATGTGCTTCAGCAGActtctttgaaagaatttctctTGGCATATGAATCGTTCTTGCAAcagaagaagcagaaggaaCTTCTTGATGATTTGGAGTCTAGGGACTTAAGTGCCATGTTGAAAACATCATCTCACTATGAGTTGCAGCTCTCCAAGTTGTATACTAAAGCAATCTTTACCAAATTCCAAGATGAAGTTGTGATGATGTCTTCTTGCCTTGGTGTAACGCAAGTTCATGCGAGTGGGCCGATTGTGACATACTCGGTGAAAGAAagagatggtgatggtgatctGGAAGATGTCAGGCACTTTGAAGTCATATATGACAAAGCGGGAACCGAAGTTCGTTGCATCTGTAGCTGTTTTAATTTCAAGGGCTATTTATGTAGACATGCATTATGCGTGCTTAATTACAATCAGGTGGAGGAGATTCCTTTCCAGTATATATTGTCTCGGTGGAGGAAGGATTTTAAGCGCTTGTATGTACCGGAATTTGGGTCCAACAATATTGATGTTAGCAACCCGGTTCAGTGGTTTGACCATTTGTATAGGAAAGCCATAAGGGTTGTGGAGGAAGGGATGATGTCCCAGGATCATTATATGGTTGCTTGGCAAGCATTTAAAGAGTCTTTGAATAAGGTCCGTCTTGTAGCTGATAAAAGTAACAATCACTTCAATGTATAA
- the LOC104450577 gene encoding putative F-box/LRR-repeat protein At5g02930 isoform X1, whose translation MTLRMAKTMAPAQRRRKCLKSYPEDAVYSENDFISRLHDEILVLILDKLPMKDALRTSMLSRRWRFVWRSMHKVDFTYRWVEETGNEVLPSVSQFLRRCKVKEMNCFRLSFRYNSSMLHRINSWISLALKNGVKELDLNFNDLEDTRKKAMWRHPYYHFPDCLYSSSSVVKLGLAFLKLDLPTRLRLKNLRELSLDRVVLPDDAIEKIATDCEKLELLSLTNCNMRGDLKITIQPRAVPIKVSILDGFMMVEPKTDLIIDCPTLGGLEFRGGMTRTNFLIKNVPAGVEARFNFDEMLYRQRVVLVTGAGLYGAQYNKNLQNLLNIFQSAKHFHFCSWCIQILSVKKMMKQEVVMLGSTSLVLDTGLLKWELPGIACLLTACPNLENLAVVMVRQSMFKIRETFTRKYDFDEGRYWEIIGQETLPCWQSLHVLKFKNEYGEYQTWDEGMFCVRSFFTGYENGMNLLKFVHSKAANLERVIFRTNTKSITYLPSDLAIYL comes from the exons ATGACTCTCCGAATGGCAAAG ACGATGGCTCCAGCTCAAAGAAGACGCAAGTGTTTAAAATCATATCCAGAAGATGCAGTGTATTCTGAAAATGACTTTATAAGCAGGTTACATGATGAAATTCTTGTTCTAATTCTGGATAAACTTCCTATGAAGGATGCCCTGAGAACTTCTATGCTTTCAAGAAGGTGGAGGTTTGTGTGGAGGTCCATGCACAAGGTGGACTTTACATATCGTTGGGTGGAAGAAACTGGAAATGAAGTCCTCCCTTCTGTGAGCCAGTTTCTCCGTAGATGTAAGGTTAAGGAGATGAACTGCTTTCGTTTATCTTTTAGGTACAACAGCAGTATGCTTCACCGTATCAACTCATGGATCTCTCTTGCCCTTAAAAACGGTGTTAAAGAACTAGATCTCAACTTCAATGATCTGGAGGATACAAGGAAAAAGGCCATGTGGCGTCATCCTTACTACCACTTCCCTGATTGCTTATATAGCAGCTCATCAGTAGTGAAACTGGGACTGGCTTTTCTAAAGCTCGATTTGCCTACTCGATTGCGCCTTAAGAACTTAAGAGAACTTTCTTTAGATAGGGTAGTATTACCGGATGATGCAATCGAGAAAATCGCCACAGACTGTGAAAAGCTGGAGCTGTTGTCCCTGACTAATTGCAACATGCGTGGCGATCTCAAAATTACCATTCAACCAAGAGCAGTTCCAATAAAGGTTTCAATTTTGGATGGGTTCATGATGGTGGAACCAAAGACCGATCTCATTATTGATTGTCCAACACTGGGAGGATTAGAATTTCGGGGTGGCATGACCAGGACTAATTTCCTGATAAAAAATGTTCCAGCTGGAGTTGAAGCACGCTTTAACTTTGATGAGATGCTTTATCGTCAACGGGTAGTGCTGGTCACTGGAGCTGGTCTCTATGGCGCACAGTACAACAAAAACTTGCAGAACCTTCTTAATATATTTCAGTCTGCTAAACACTTTCATTTCTGCAGTTGGTGtat CCAGATATTATCGGTGAAAAAGATGATGAAACAAGAAGTGGTGATGCTTGGTTCAACCAGTCTTGTGCTGGATACAGGGCTGCTGAAGTGGGAGCTTCCTGGAATCGCCTGCTTGTTGACAGCCTGTCCTAATCTTGAAAACCTTGCTGTGGTTATGGTTCGCCAATCTATGTTTAAG ATCAGAGAAACTTTTACAAGGAAGTATGATTTTGATGAGGGGCGATACTGGGAAATCATAGGCCAAGAAACTCTTCCCTGCTGGCAGAGTCTGCATGTTCTTAAGTTCAAGAACGAGTACGGTGAATACCAAACTTGGGACGAGGGGATGTTCTGTGTGAGGAGCTTCTTCACAGGTTATGAAAATGGCATGAATTTGTTGAAATTTGTGCATAGCAAGGCAGCAAATCTGGAGAGGGTGATCTTCAGAACCAACACAAAAAGCATTACCTATTTGCCGTCTGACTTGGCCATTTACCTGTGA
- the LOC104450577 gene encoding putative F-box/LRR-repeat protein At5g02930 isoform X2: MAPAQRRRKCLKSYPEDAVYSENDFISRLHDEILVLILDKLPMKDALRTSMLSRRWRFVWRSMHKVDFTYRWVEETGNEVLPSVSQFLRRCKVKEMNCFRLSFRYNSSMLHRINSWISLALKNGVKELDLNFNDLEDTRKKAMWRHPYYHFPDCLYSSSSVVKLGLAFLKLDLPTRLRLKNLRELSLDRVVLPDDAIEKIATDCEKLELLSLTNCNMRGDLKITIQPRAVPIKVSILDGFMMVEPKTDLIIDCPTLGGLEFRGGMTRTNFLIKNVPAGVEARFNFDEMLYRQRVVLVTGAGLYGAQYNKNLQNLLNIFQSAKHFHFCSWCIQILSVKKMMKQEVVMLGSTSLVLDTGLLKWELPGIACLLTACPNLENLAVVMVRQSMFKIRETFTRKYDFDEGRYWEIIGQETLPCWQSLHVLKFKNEYGEYQTWDEGMFCVRSFFTGYENGMNLLKFVHSKAANLERVIFRTNTKSITYLPSDLAIYL, encoded by the exons ATGGCTCCAGCTCAAAGAAGACGCAAGTGTTTAAAATCATATCCAGAAGATGCAGTGTATTCTGAAAATGACTTTATAAGCAGGTTACATGATGAAATTCTTGTTCTAATTCTGGATAAACTTCCTATGAAGGATGCCCTGAGAACTTCTATGCTTTCAAGAAGGTGGAGGTTTGTGTGGAGGTCCATGCACAAGGTGGACTTTACATATCGTTGGGTGGAAGAAACTGGAAATGAAGTCCTCCCTTCTGTGAGCCAGTTTCTCCGTAGATGTAAGGTTAAGGAGATGAACTGCTTTCGTTTATCTTTTAGGTACAACAGCAGTATGCTTCACCGTATCAACTCATGGATCTCTCTTGCCCTTAAAAACGGTGTTAAAGAACTAGATCTCAACTTCAATGATCTGGAGGATACAAGGAAAAAGGCCATGTGGCGTCATCCTTACTACCACTTCCCTGATTGCTTATATAGCAGCTCATCAGTAGTGAAACTGGGACTGGCTTTTCTAAAGCTCGATTTGCCTACTCGATTGCGCCTTAAGAACTTAAGAGAACTTTCTTTAGATAGGGTAGTATTACCGGATGATGCAATCGAGAAAATCGCCACAGACTGTGAAAAGCTGGAGCTGTTGTCCCTGACTAATTGCAACATGCGTGGCGATCTCAAAATTACCATTCAACCAAGAGCAGTTCCAATAAAGGTTTCAATTTTGGATGGGTTCATGATGGTGGAACCAAAGACCGATCTCATTATTGATTGTCCAACACTGGGAGGATTAGAATTTCGGGGTGGCATGACCAGGACTAATTTCCTGATAAAAAATGTTCCAGCTGGAGTTGAAGCACGCTTTAACTTTGATGAGATGCTTTATCGTCAACGGGTAGTGCTGGTCACTGGAGCTGGTCTCTATGGCGCACAGTACAACAAAAACTTGCAGAACCTTCTTAATATATTTCAGTCTGCTAAACACTTTCATTTCTGCAGTTGGTGtat CCAGATATTATCGGTGAAAAAGATGATGAAACAAGAAGTGGTGATGCTTGGTTCAACCAGTCTTGTGCTGGATACAGGGCTGCTGAAGTGGGAGCTTCCTGGAATCGCCTGCTTGTTGACAGCCTGTCCTAATCTTGAAAACCTTGCTGTGGTTATGGTTCGCCAATCTATGTTTAAG ATCAGAGAAACTTTTACAAGGAAGTATGATTTTGATGAGGGGCGATACTGGGAAATCATAGGCCAAGAAACTCTTCCCTGCTGGCAGAGTCTGCATGTTCTTAAGTTCAAGAACGAGTACGGTGAATACCAAACTTGGGACGAGGGGATGTTCTGTGTGAGGAGCTTCTTCACAGGTTATGAAAATGGCATGAATTTGTTGAAATTTGTGCATAGCAAGGCAGCAAATCTGGAGAGGGTGATCTTCAGAACCAACACAAAAAGCATTACCTATTTGCCGTCTGACTTGGCCATTTACCTGTGA